Proteins encoded by one window of Epinephelus moara isolate mb chromosome 18, YSFRI_EMoa_1.0, whole genome shotgun sequence:
- the LOC126404994 gene encoding apoptosis regulator BAX-like isoform X2, with translation MASEGNDARIGEALIKEVIEEELKDVPSEDIPSLTQLAVPVRTEQEQKIVTQLSKMIRIIGDRVQDDKEFQDAIDGMACSSGSKWDCFKQVADKVFEHGITWERIAVLFYVAGKLALKMAEAHLPQSVREILMWTVDFFRNHLLGWIREHGGWINSFSELAVASMQRVSLLSSHTYGLTLIFVAGLALGSIITWRLAKQL, from the exons ATGGCGAGTGAAGGAAACG ACGCAAGGATAGGAGAGGCCCTCATTAAAGA GGTCATAGAGGAGGAATTAAAGGATGTGCCCTCAGAAGACATCCCGTCTCTCACTCAGCTGGCTGTCCCAGTAAGGACTGAGCAGGAGCAGAAGATTGTGACCCAGCTCAGCAAAATGATCCGTATCATTGGTGACAGGGTCCAAGACGACAAGGAGTTCCAAGA TGCAATAGATGGGATGGCTTGTTCCTCCGGCTCTAAATGGGACTGCTTTAAGCAAGTGGCAGACAAAGTGTTTGAACATGGGATCACCTGGGAGAGGATTGCTGTGCTCTTCTACGTTGCAGGCAAGCTGGCTCTCAAG ATGGCTGAGGCTCATCTCCCTCAGTCAGTGAGGGAGATCCTGATGTGGACAGTGGATTTTTTCAGAAACCATCTACTGGGCTGGATTCGGGAACATGGAGGATGG ATCAACAGTTTCTCTGAGCTGGCGGTGGCGTCCATGCAGAGGGTGTCATTGTTGAGCTCTCACACCTACGGCCTCACCCTTATCTTTGTTGCCGGGCTGGCTTTAGGAAGCATCATCACCTGGAGATTGGCCAAACAGCTTTGa
- the LOC126404994 gene encoding apoptosis regulator BAX-like isoform X1, with protein MASEGNGMSDARIGEALIKEVIEEELKDVPSEDIPSLTQLAVPVRTEQEQKIVTQLSKMIRIIGDRVQDDKEFQDAIDGMACSSGSKWDCFKQVADKVFEHGITWERIAVLFYVAGKLALKMAEAHLPQSVREILMWTVDFFRNHLLGWIREHGGWINSFSELAVASMQRVSLLSSHTYGLTLIFVAGLALGSIITWRLAKQL; from the exons ATGGCGAGTGAAGGAAACGGTATGTCCG ACGCAAGGATAGGAGAGGCCCTCATTAAAGA GGTCATAGAGGAGGAATTAAAGGATGTGCCCTCAGAAGACATCCCGTCTCTCACTCAGCTGGCTGTCCCAGTAAGGACTGAGCAGGAGCAGAAGATTGTGACCCAGCTCAGCAAAATGATCCGTATCATTGGTGACAGGGTCCAAGACGACAAGGAGTTCCAAGA TGCAATAGATGGGATGGCTTGTTCCTCCGGCTCTAAATGGGACTGCTTTAAGCAAGTGGCAGACAAAGTGTTTGAACATGGGATCACCTGGGAGAGGATTGCTGTGCTCTTCTACGTTGCAGGCAAGCTGGCTCTCAAG ATGGCTGAGGCTCATCTCCCTCAGTCAGTGAGGGAGATCCTGATGTGGACAGTGGATTTTTTCAGAAACCATCTACTGGGCTGGATTCGGGAACATGGAGGATGG ATCAACAGTTTCTCTGAGCTGGCGGTGGCGTCCATGCAGAGGGTGTCATTGTTGAGCTCTCACACCTACGGCCTCACCCTTATCTTTGTTGCCGGGCTGGCTTTAGGAAGCATCATCACCTGGAGATTGGCCAAACAGCTTTGa